A genome region from Gemmatimonadaceae bacterium includes the following:
- a CDS encoding roadblock/LC7 domain-containing protein has translation MPAADDIRRWSSVLATDPQSLVFADLAEALRQQGDLETAERLATRGLERHPSHAPALMVLARIAEARGDLSAASAHWDRARQHEPAPAHGHGNGGAPPTPDRYSGADGNGAAASNGPNGGMPNGHRFTPRVNTRVEPGRIPNGRTTGAAYPTASYPAISGFSATIASAPARPEVVRSLVADADGLLLASPQPSDDMAVLEAMAAAVAGVGDDAARAMKHLNLGAWHALVLETAGDTLALAPAPAGSLTVLSVGRQVPIGRVRALLRVATARAAADGF, from the coding sequence ATGCCGGCAGCTGACGACATCCGCCGTTGGAGCAGTGTGCTTGCGACCGATCCGCAGAGTCTCGTCTTCGCGGACCTGGCCGAGGCACTGCGGCAACAGGGCGACCTCGAGACCGCCGAGCGCCTCGCGACGCGCGGCCTCGAACGTCACCCCTCGCACGCGCCCGCACTGATGGTGCTCGCGCGCATCGCTGAAGCACGCGGCGACCTGTCCGCCGCATCGGCACACTGGGACCGCGCGCGGCAGCACGAACCGGCGCCGGCGCATGGCCACGGCAACGGCGGCGCACCGCCCACGCCCGACCGCTATTCGGGCGCCGACGGCAACGGCGCGGCCGCATCCAATGGGCCGAACGGCGGCATGCCGAACGGGCACCGCTTCACGCCCAGGGTGAACACGCGCGTGGAGCCGGGACGGATCCCGAACGGTCGCACCACCGGCGCGGCGTATCCCACCGCCTCGTATCCTGCCATTTCGGGCTTCTCTGCGACCATTGCCTCGGCGCCGGCACGGCCGGAGGTCGTGCGGTCGCTGGTGGCGGATGCCGACGGCCTGCTGCTCGCGAGTCCGCAGCCGTCCGACGACATGGCGGTGCTCGAGGCGATGGCCGCCGCCGTCGCCGGTGTCGGCGATGACGCCGCGCGTGCGATGAAGCACCTGAACCTCGGGGCCTGGCACGCGCTGGTGCTCGAGACGGCCGGCGACACGCTCGCCCTGGCACCGGCACCTGCCGGGTCGCTGACGGTGCTGAGCGTCGGCCGGCAGGTCCCGATCGGCCGCGTGCGGGCCCTCCTCCGGGTCGCGACGGCGCGGGCCGCCGCGGACGGCTTCTGA
- a CDS encoding DUF4388 domain-containing protein: protein MALEGALRDLGLAEVFQLLTGGRRSGTLRVTGGAGARGAILRFLDGSITAARWDDEPEPLLGALTHAGLVDADDRGAAATWASRQTPPRSLVDGLVETGVISARMRDTVARRLIDDLCFELTTFDEGSFSFTDGESASALEPTTSLTLSGEELFLDAARRRDEWPAIEARIGSLGAVPLVCDCDGDGELAVPADGWRVLSCVDGCRTIRQIASAAGMRVFETARWISRWSALGALTTDAQGATRDDGEATAGVAMLTAQARRALAESRFEAALAAARTAIGHAPRNAAAHVLAGRALLGLGRPDDWAEEVRTAVQLDPLLPEAQEQFGYVAARRGEYRAALSAWEHYLAAAPTAPDAARVRIARDAAAQLQELISAHAGS from the coding sequence ATGGCACTCGAGGGGGCACTTCGCGACCTCGGGCTGGCCGAGGTCTTCCAGCTGCTGACCGGTGGCCGTCGCTCCGGCACGCTCCGCGTGACCGGCGGGGCCGGCGCGCGCGGGGCGATCCTGCGATTCCTCGACGGGTCCATCACGGCGGCGCGCTGGGACGACGAGCCCGAACCGCTGCTCGGGGCGCTCACGCACGCCGGACTCGTGGATGCCGACGATCGCGGCGCGGCGGCTACCTGGGCCAGCCGCCAGACTCCACCACGCTCGCTCGTCGATGGCCTCGTCGAGACCGGGGTCATCAGTGCCCGGATGCGTGATACGGTCGCGCGGCGGCTGATCGACGACCTCTGCTTCGAGCTCACCACCTTCGACGAGGGCTCGTTCTCCTTCACCGACGGCGAGTCCGCCAGCGCCCTCGAGCCCACCACCAGCCTCACGTTGTCCGGGGAGGAGCTCTTCCTCGATGCGGCACGTCGCCGCGACGAGTGGCCGGCGATCGAGGCCCGCATCGGGTCGCTGGGCGCGGTGCCGCTGGTCTGCGACTGTGACGGGGACGGGGAGCTCGCCGTGCCCGCCGACGGCTGGCGGGTGCTCTCCTGTGTGGACGGATGCCGGACCATCCGCCAGATCGCCTCCGCGGCAGGGATGCGCGTGTTCGAGACCGCGCGCTGGATCTCGCGGTGGTCGGCGCTGGGCGCGCTCACCACCGATGCGCAGGGGGCCACCCGGGACGACGGGGAGGCCACGGCCGGCGTCGCGATGCTCACCGCGCAGGCGCGCCGGGCGCTGGCCGAGTCCCGCTTCGAGGCCGCGCTCGCCGCCGCCCGCACCGCCATCGGGCATGCGCCGCGGAATGCCGCCGCGCACGTCCTCGCCGGACGCGCGCTGCTGGGCCTCGGCCGCCCCGACGACTGGGCGGAGGAGGTGCGGACTGCGGTACAGCTCGATCCGCTCCTGCCCGAGGCGCAGGAACAGTTCGGTTACGTGGCAGCCCGCCGCGGGGAGTACCGTGCGGCGCTGAGCGCGTGGGAGCACTATCTTGCAGCAGCACCAACGGCGCCCGATGCGGCGCGGGTGCGGATCGCACGCGACGCTGCGGCGCAATTACAGGAACTGATCTCCGCCCATGCCGGCAGCTGA
- a CDS encoding tetratricopeptide repeat protein has translation MTPLSQPTVSIREADRLRAIARRVPVANAGAQNNCGVMLARRGLALDAAACFERALDVDARMSLAQQNLQQLAQRTPVDAERVQQLTDRLRVAPDDAATALALGKWHARIGRPADAARVLGDLLDRAPDDLAALREMALVEQALGYPDRASAWLERALGLEPLDVSLHALAGEILYRRGRTEAARAALERALAIDESAAWPQHLLAFVLGDLGQLDAAQAAAQRALQLDPNLARVDMHLTLDARPPKPAARVVGSSDGRAHLTLGIAYRNTGYHDQALAEFETALARGEPAAQVHAAVGETRLLRREWALAAAAWERAAEAMPGACAPRVMRAAMLVLADDLVTARATVGEALLCDVFSGSAHLILGIIEALEQHPVEALAALQRVRGSARVELAARLNAAWVMRQLGRHAECLEGFRRVTEADPQNARAWIGVGVAFNELRRLNEACSAFERAVALAPELIDAAYHLAFTLSQLGRYQDGVRAMKRAMAFEGEFAPFRFVMALDPELPEAALEVVVNDAMNGDAMALMLLSGGRKAANTAEHSVILHSQTPVTPMRAAIRESAEARQAPHTTRSRTPLGAWVALRRGGTPVSMRVTHGTPVIPLRRVTGPQLAIMEPAPRTAHSAQAVAPMPPASVVMRHAESALRTALAGDPDLAQVRVALAAMLREDGRVREAEKELMHALESVPTFHDAARALAELRVDVGRPSDGMQALVRPLRANPRDPDLLVALAEALLALNREEQALHAIARAAAVAPDHAGVRTLQGYMAQRAGRESEALAHWRVATRSGGANGENRWATRARLALAEYDDAAVPQTPVIIDSVRRGTG, from the coding sequence ATGACGCCCCTGTCCCAGCCGACGGTCTCGATCCGCGAGGCGGATCGCCTCCGTGCGATCGCGCGCCGCGTGCCGGTGGCGAACGCGGGTGCGCAGAACAACTGCGGCGTCATGCTGGCCCGGCGCGGCCTGGCGCTGGACGCCGCCGCCTGCTTCGAGCGCGCGCTCGACGTCGATGCCCGCATGTCGCTGGCGCAGCAGAACCTGCAGCAGCTCGCGCAGCGCACGCCGGTGGATGCCGAGCGCGTGCAGCAGCTCACCGACCGGCTGCGTGTGGCGCCAGACGACGCCGCCACCGCCCTCGCCCTGGGCAAGTGGCACGCCCGCATCGGGCGCCCCGCCGACGCCGCGAGGGTGCTCGGCGACCTGCTCGACCGTGCCCCCGACGACCTCGCCGCGCTGCGCGAGATGGCCCTCGTCGAGCAGGCGCTGGGCTACCCGGATCGCGCGTCCGCCTGGCTCGAGCGGGCCCTGGGCCTCGAGCCGCTCGACGTGTCGCTGCACGCCCTGGCCGGCGAGATCCTCTACCGTCGCGGGCGCACCGAGGCGGCGCGCGCCGCGCTCGAGCGCGCCCTCGCGATCGACGAGTCGGCGGCCTGGCCGCAGCACCTGCTCGCGTTCGTGCTCGGGGACCTCGGCCAGCTGGATGCCGCACAGGCGGCGGCGCAGCGCGCGCTGCAGCTCGACCCGAACCTGGCGCGCGTGGACATGCACCTCACGCTCGATGCGCGGCCGCCCAAGCCCGCCGCGCGCGTGGTGGGTTCGTCCGACGGTCGCGCGCACCTCACCCTCGGCATCGCCTATCGCAACACGGGGTACCACGACCAGGCGCTGGCCGAGTTCGAGACGGCACTCGCGCGCGGCGAGCCGGCCGCGCAGGTGCACGCCGCCGTCGGCGAGACACGCCTCCTGCGCCGCGAGTGGGCGCTCGCCGCCGCCGCCTGGGAGCGGGCCGCCGAGGCGATGCCTGGCGCCTGCGCGCCGCGCGTGATGCGCGCCGCGATGCTGGTCCTCGCCGACGATCTCGTCACCGCACGGGCGACCGTCGGCGAGGCGCTGCTCTGCGATGTCTTCAGCGGCAGCGCGCATCTCATCCTCGGCATCATCGAGGCGCTGGAGCAGCACCCGGTGGAGGCACTCGCCGCGCTGCAGCGCGTGCGAGGCTCGGCGCGCGTGGAACTCGCCGCCCGCCTCAACGCCGCCTGGGTGATGCGCCAGCTCGGCCGCCACGCCGAGTGCCTGGAGGGCTTCCGGCGTGTCACCGAGGCCGATCCCCAGAACGCGCGCGCCTGGATCGGCGTCGGCGTCGCCTTCAACGAGTTGCGGCGCCTGAACGAGGCATGCAGCGCCTTCGAGCGTGCGGTGGCGCTCGCCCCCGAGCTGATCGACGCCGCCTACCACCTGGCCTTCACGCTGTCGCAACTCGGGCGTTACCAGGACGGCGTGCGCGCCATGAAGCGTGCGATGGCGTTCGAGGGGGAGTTCGCGCCGTTCCGGTTCGTGATGGCGCTCGACCCGGAGCTGCCCGAGGCGGCGCTGGAAGTCGTCGTCAATGATGCGATGAATGGCGACGCGATGGCGCTGATGCTCCTCAGCGGTGGGCGGAAGGCCGCGAACACCGCCGAGCACAGCGTGATCCTGCACTCGCAGACCCCGGTCACGCCGATGCGGGCCGCCATCCGCGAGTCCGCCGAGGCCCGCCAGGCACCACATACCACTCGCTCCCGCACGCCACTCGGGGCCTGGGTGGCCCTGCGCCGCGGCGGCACCCCTGTCTCGATGCGTGTCACGCACGGCACGCCGGTGATCCCGCTGCGCCGTGTCACGGGGCCGCAGCTCGCGATCATGGAGCCGGCGCCGCGCACGGCGCACAGCGCGCAGGCGGTGGCGCCGATGCCGCCGGCGTCCGTCGTCATGCGGCATGCCGAGAGCGCGCTGCGCACGGCCCTGGCCGGCGACCCGGACCTGGCGCAGGTGCGCGTGGCGCTCGCCGCGATGCTGCGCGAGGATGGCCGCGTCCGCGAGGCGGAGAAGGAGCTGATGCACGCCCTCGAGAGCGTGCCGACGTTCCACGATGCCGCGCGGGCGCTGGCCGAGCTGCGCGTGGATGTGGGCCGGCCCAGCGACGGCATGCAGGCGCTGGTGCGCCCGCTGCGCGCCAATCCCCGTGATCCGGACCTGCTGGTGGCGCTCGCGGAGGCGCTGCTCGCGCTGAATCGTGAGGAGCAGGCGCTGCATGCGATCGCCCGGGCCGCCGCCGTTGCACCGGACCATGCGGGGGTGCGCACGCTGCAGGGGTACATGGCGCAGCGCGCCGGCCGCGAGTCCGAGGCGCTGGCGCACTGGCGCGTCGCCACCCGGAGCGGCGGCGCGAACGGCGAGAACCGATGGGCGACACGGGCGCGGCTCGCGCTCGCCGAGTACGACGATGCTGCGGTGCCGCAGACCCCCGTGATCATCGATTCCGTGCGGCGGGGAACGGGCTGA
- a CDS encoding chemotaxis protein CheC — translation MLALRDVRSLKPEQLDALREVANIGAGHAATALSTLIGQPIMINVPTIALARLDEVPGHVVSDPAAAVAVVQLRMLGDLTGRSLLVFAEPVACRLAELMLHRPRGSSSRIDALEQSALAECGNILSGAYLNALAEFMHLMLLPSPPTLSVAAARAVLSAAFLQCGDGSDFVFCVESEFQMRDDGQALRGFFLLLPDDGSLQRILHAVHLA, via the coding sequence ATGCTGGCTCTCCGAGACGTGCGCAGCCTGAAGCCCGAGCAACTCGACGCGTTGCGCGAGGTGGCGAACATCGGGGCCGGACACGCGGCCACGGCGCTGTCCACGCTCATCGGGCAGCCGATCATGATCAACGTGCCGACCATCGCGCTGGCGCGGCTGGACGAGGTGCCGGGCCACGTGGTGTCGGATCCCGCCGCCGCGGTGGCGGTGGTGCAGCTCCGCATGCTGGGCGACCTCACCGGCCGCTCGCTGCTGGTCTTCGCCGAGCCGGTCGCCTGCCGGCTGGCCGAGCTGATGCTGCACCGGCCGCGCGGTTCGTCGTCGCGGATTGACGCCCTCGAGCAGAGCGCGCTCGCCGAGTGCGGCAACATCCTCAGTGGCGCCTACCTCAACGCGCTCGCCGAGTTCATGCACCTCATGCTGCTGCCCTCGCCGCCGACACTCTCGGTGGCGGCGGCGCGCGCGGTGCTCAGCGCCGCCTTCCTCCAGTGCGGCGACGGAAGCGACTTCGTCTTCTGCGTCGAGAGCGAGTTCCAGATGCGGGACGATGGCCAGGCACTCCGCGGGTTCTTCCTGCTCCTGCCCGATGACGGGTCGCTGCAGCGGATCCTGCACGCCGTGCACCTCGCCTGA
- a CDS encoding chemotaxis protein CheW, giving the protein MEPHRLLSLFLAEGRELLARVEAELLVLERAPASAPARDAVFRSLHSLKGMCATVGLHQCTDALHAGETLLTAAREAGTADGDTPAALVDLANGLRLALDAAESRQPEPPLLAAHAARLTALAARVAQPAADAGRQGAARAVRQATAAAAGAQWRVQAQLAADTAIPSARAAVVLRRLAAVAPVLQVLPDSDARCADGWDGAITVWLGAGGDAVAIEQAVRGAGDIAGCHVAHEGAAPATAPVAAAARTVRIPAQRLDTLLDLVGELVLARDRLLRAAQPTADDAVRGALEDTSRLVMQLRDAILSSRLVPLAQVLDRFPRHVRETAAALGKDVELVIEGRELEVDRSLLDELGEPLLHLLRNAVDHGIEQPAVRRAVGKPARGRVVVRAVRDGAMVAVTVADDGAGVDRAGVAAAAAGQGVADAARLVHDDGALLQLLARPGLSTAGSVTTLSGRGVGMDAVLARVQALGGRIDLVTARGDGTAITLRLPLSVAMLRALLVRVASEVYAIPLTLVHSTQLATPDGGALGGADATAGGGDRARTVSLRSHLGLPPAVDVSGHLVVLEGATGRVALRVDACLAQQEIVVKPLQRVRGAATLFSGGTILPDGTPSLILDINSLP; this is encoded by the coding sequence ATGGAACCGCATCGACTCCTCTCGCTCTTCCTCGCGGAAGGGCGCGAGTTGCTCGCACGCGTGGAGGCGGAGCTGCTGGTGCTCGAGCGCGCCCCCGCATCGGCGCCCGCACGCGATGCGGTGTTCCGGTCACTGCACTCGCTCAAGGGCATGTGTGCCACTGTCGGCCTGCACCAGTGCACCGACGCGCTGCACGCCGGCGAGACCCTCCTCACCGCCGCCCGCGAAGCCGGCACGGCGGACGGCGACACGCCCGCCGCGCTGGTCGACCTCGCCAACGGGCTGCGCCTCGCGCTCGACGCCGCCGAGTCACGGCAGCCGGAACCGCCGCTGCTCGCGGCTCACGCCGCGCGACTCACCGCGCTCGCGGCCCGCGTCGCGCAGCCGGCGGCGGACGCCGGACGCCAGGGGGCGGCCCGCGCGGTGCGACAGGCCACCGCGGCCGCTGCCGGCGCGCAGTGGCGGGTGCAAGCACAGCTCGCCGCCGACACCGCCATCCCGTCGGCCCGCGCCGCGGTCGTGTTGCGTCGCCTGGCAGCCGTCGCGCCCGTGCTGCAGGTGCTGCCCGACAGTGACGCGCGTTGTGCCGACGGATGGGACGGCGCGATCACCGTGTGGCTTGGCGCCGGCGGTGACGCCGTCGCGATCGAGCAGGCCGTGCGCGGGGCCGGCGACATCGCCGGCTGCCACGTGGCGCATGAAGGGGCCGCACCCGCCACCGCGCCCGTCGCGGCCGCGGCGCGCACGGTTCGCATCCCCGCGCAGCGCCTCGACACCCTGCTCGACCTGGTCGGCGAGCTCGTTCTCGCGCGCGACCGGTTGCTGCGCGCCGCGCAGCCCACCGCCGATGACGCGGTGCGCGGTGCCCTCGAGGACACCTCGCGCCTGGTGATGCAGCTGCGCGACGCGATCCTCTCGAGCCGGCTGGTGCCGCTGGCCCAGGTGCTCGATCGCTTTCCCCGGCACGTGCGCGAGACCGCTGCGGCCCTCGGCAAGGACGTCGAGCTCGTGATCGAGGGGCGGGAACTGGAGGTCGATCGCTCGCTGCTCGACGAACTCGGTGAGCCGCTGCTGCACCTCCTGCGCAACGCCGTCGACCATGGCATCGAGCAGCCCGCCGTGCGCCGCGCCGTGGGCAAGCCCGCGCGTGGCCGCGTGGTCGTGCGCGCGGTCCGCGATGGCGCGATGGTCGCCGTGACGGTCGCCGACGACGGTGCCGGCGTCGATCGTGCCGGCGTCGCGGCCGCCGCGGCGGGGCAGGGGGTCGCCGACGCTGCACGGCTCGTGCACGACGACGGCGCATTGCTCCAGCTCCTCGCGCGGCCGGGGCTGAGCACCGCCGGCAGCGTCACCACGCTCTCCGGTCGCGGCGTGGGCATGGATGCCGTGCTCGCCCGCGTGCAGGCGCTCGGCGGACGCATCGACCTCGTCACCGCGAGAGGTGACGGCACCGCGATCACCCTCCGCCTGCCGCTCAGCGTGGCGATGCTGCGTGCCCTGCTGGTGCGGGTCGCGTCGGAGGTGTATGCCATCCCGCTCACGCTCGTGCACTCCACGCAGCTCGCCACGCCGGACGGCGGCGCGCTGGGCGGGGCGGACGCCACGGCCGGCGGTGGAGACCGCGCCCGCACCGTGAGCCTGCGCTCACATCTCGGCCTCCCGCCGGCAGTTGACGTTTCCGGCCATCTGGTCGTCCTCGAGGGAGCCACCGGGCGCGTTGCGTTGCGGGTGGATGCCTGCCTCGCCCAGCAGGAGATCGTCGTCAAGCCGCTGCAGCGCGTGCGCGGTGCGGCCACGCTGTTCAGCGGCGGCACGATCCTCCCCGACGGCACGCCGTCGCTCATCCTCGACATCAACTCGCTGCCCTGA
- a CDS encoding response regulator gives MSHRVLVCDDALFMRTLVGDILEQAGFSVCGQAETGAQAVAQYKALRPDLVTMDIVMPGMGGIDAVREITTFDPTAKVVMCSAMGQQSLVNEALQAGASDFVVKPFQPNRVIEAVQRVLG, from the coding sequence ATGAGTCATCGGGTTCTGGTCTGCGACGACGCACTCTTCATGCGCACCCTCGTCGGCGACATCCTCGAGCAGGCCGGCTTCTCCGTCTGCGGCCAGGCCGAGACCGGCGCACAGGCCGTCGCGCAGTACAAGGCGCTCCGCCCGGACCTCGTCACCATGGACATCGTCATGCCCGGCATGGGGGGCATCGATGCCGTGCGCGAGATCACGACCTTCGATCCGACCGCGAAGGTCGTCATGTGCAGCGCCATGGGACAGCAGTCGCTCGTCAACGAGGCACTGCAGGCCGGCGCCTCCGACTTCGTCGTGAAGCCGTTCCAGCCCAACCGCGTGATCGAGGCCGTGCAGCGCGTGCTGGGCTGA
- a CDS encoding chemotaxis protein CheW — MLVQGGGQCAAILASGAREVCPRTAAIRLPGAAEFVCGVVNVRGTLVPLVDLGILLGAGPATPPGWVVLFDLDGRRFALAVDALPRLRTADAPPGAAPDAFAGPAHRVCVDGTTLPLLDVAALADDFLLQ, encoded by the coding sequence ATGCTGGTGCAAGGCGGGGGACAGTGCGCGGCGATCCTGGCCTCCGGCGCGCGCGAGGTCTGTCCCCGCACCGCCGCCATCCGGTTGCCCGGCGCGGCTGAGTTCGTCTGCGGAGTAGTCAATGTGCGGGGCACGCTCGTCCCGCTCGTCGATCTCGGAATCCTGCTCGGCGCCGGCCCCGCCACCCCCCCAGGATGGGTGGTGCTGTTCGACCTCGACGGACGACGGTTCGCACTCGCGGTGGACGCCCTGCCGCGCCTGCGCACCGCCGACGCGCCCCCGGGCGCCGCTCCGGACGCCTTCGCCGGCCCCGCCCACCGGGTCTGTGTTGACGGGACCACGCTGCCACTCCTCGACGTGGCGGCGCTGGCCGACGACTTCCTGCTCCAGTAA
- a CDS encoding RluA family pseudouridine synthase, translating into MSSREVPRTLSFLAAGDGQRLDLLVAAAADLSRTQAATLIANGHVLVDAVREKAGFRPTASQQVSVTIPAPRGIDIVGEALPITVVFEDEHLLVIDKAAGMVVHPAPGNWTGTLVHALVGRGGDLSSEGGDERAGIVHRLDKETSGLMLVAKTDRTHRLLSAALAARRIDRRYAALVWGHLREERVTIEGHIGRDPNNRHRMAIVPTGKPARTDVDRLARFDGGDLLRCKLHSGRTHQIRVHLSSIGHPVMGDDTYGGGGGRRVTGLPPGRHALHAASLRLVHPITGAPMAFRAPLPPDMEAAARAVAGTHQPDPGADLLDLYGFHASDADDHAASPDADEHHA; encoded by the coding sequence ATGAGCTCCCGTGAAGTCCCGCGCACGCTGTCGTTCCTCGCGGCGGGAGACGGGCAGCGGCTCGACCTGCTCGTCGCCGCCGCCGCCGACCTCTCCCGCACCCAGGCCGCGACCCTCATCGCCAACGGCCACGTGCTGGTGGATGCCGTGCGCGAGAAGGCCGGCTTCCGGCCGACAGCTTCCCAGCAAGTCAGCGTCACCATCCCGGCACCACGCGGCATCGACATCGTCGGGGAAGCGCTCCCGATCACCGTCGTGTTCGAGGACGAGCACCTCCTCGTCATCGACAAGGCCGCCGGCATGGTCGTCCACCCCGCCCCCGGCAACTGGACCGGCACCCTCGTCCACGCACTCGTCGGCCGCGGCGGCGACCTCTCGTCCGAGGGCGGCGACGAACGCGCCGGCATCGTCCACCGCCTCGACAAGGAAACGTCGGGCCTCATGCTCGTCGCCAAGACCGACCGTACCCACCGCCTCCTCTCCGCCGCCCTCGCCGCCCGCCGCATCGATCGCCGCTATGCCGCCCTCGTCTGGGGCCACTTGCGCGAGGAGCGCGTCACCATCGAGGGCCACATCGGCCGCGATCCGAACAACCGGCATCGCATGGCCATCGTCCCCACTGGCAAGCCTGCCCGCACCGACGTCGACCGTCTCGCGCGCTTCGACGGCGGCGACCTGCTCCGCTGCAAGCTCCACTCCGGCCGCACCCACCAGATCCGCGTCCACCTCTCGTCCATCGGCCACCCGGTCATGGGCGACGACACCTACGGCGGCGGCGGCGGACGCCGCGTGACCGGCCTGCCGCCGGGGCGTCATGCCCTGCACGCGGCCTCCCTCCGCCTCGTGCACCCGATCACCGGCGCGCCGATGGCCTTCCGGGCCCCGCTGCCGCCGGACATGGAGGCCGCAGCGCGCGCCGTCGCCGGCACGCACCAGCCCGATCCGGGCGCCGATCTGCTCGACCTCTACGGGTTCCACGCCAGTGATGCCGACGACCACGCCGCTTCCCCCGACGCCGACGAGCACCACGCCTGA
- the lspA gene encoding signal peptidase II, translating into MARSSANARLFWPIAAGFLLVDVVTKWWAVSSLAPVHTRHEVLGDVLTFTLLYNRGAAFGLHLGDFSRWIFTALTIGAVVILTRMYRGTADGDTPKLVSLGMILGGACGNLVDRLRSGQGVVDFIDVGIGDHRWPTFNVADIGVSCGAILLAWVLWREDRVAAQAATAASGASDAHSAR; encoded by the coding sequence ATGGCAAGAAGTAGCGCCAACGCGCGGCTCTTCTGGCCGATCGCCGCGGGCTTCCTCCTCGTCGACGTGGTGACGAAGTGGTGGGCCGTCTCCTCGCTGGCGCCGGTGCACACGCGGCACGAGGTGCTCGGCGATGTCCTCACCTTCACGCTGCTCTACAACCGGGGCGCCGCCTTCGGCCTGCACCTCGGCGACTTCTCCCGCTGGATCTTCACCGCGCTCACGATCGGCGCCGTGGTGATCCTCACGCGCATGTACCGCGGCACCGCCGACGGCGACACCCCGAAGCTGGTCTCGCTCGGCATGATCCTCGGCGGCGCCTGCGGCAACCTGGTGGACCGGCTGCGCTCGGGGCAGGGTGTGGTGGACTTCATCGACGTCGGCATCGGCGATCACCGCTGGCCGACGTTCAACGTGGCGGACATCGGCGTGAGCTGCGGCGCCATCCTTCTGGCCTGGGTCCTCTGGCGCGAAGATCGCGTCGCGGCCCAGGCTGCCACTGCCGCCTCCGGCGCCAGCGACGCACACTCGGCGCGCTGA
- a CDS encoding TraR/DksA C4-type zinc finger protein: MSSSASAPKPNVKGFSKKDITHFEKRLLEERKRVLKELGHHGNRFGAEGDGDLSAYSFHMADQGTDAMEREKAFLFASQEGRFLWHLDQALRRLYRAPEKFGLCHECGNLIAFERLDALPHARYCINCKQKEEDGKK; this comes from the coding sequence ATGAGCTCCTCAGCCAGCGCCCCGAAGCCCAACGTGAAGGGCTTCAGCAAGAAGGACATCACGCACTTCGAGAAGCGGCTGCTCGAGGAGCGGAAGCGCGTCCTGAAAGAGCTCGGCCACCACGGCAACCGGTTCGGCGCCGAGGGCGATGGCGACCTGAGTGCGTACTCGTTCCACATGGCGGACCAGGGCACCGATGCCATGGAGCGCGAGAAGGCGTTCCTGTTCGCCAGCCAGGAAGGGCGCTTCCTCTGGCACCTGGACCAGGCGCTGCGCCGGCTCTACCGCGCCCCCGAGAAGTTCGGCCTCTGTCACGAGTGCGGCAACCTGATCGCCTTCGAGCGGCTCGATGCGCTGCCGCATGCGCGCTACTGCATCAACTGCAAGCAGAAAGAGGAAGATGGCAAGAAGTAG